One Bacteroidales bacterium genomic window carries:
- a CDS encoding translocation/assembly module TamB, with amino-acid sequence MNDENAVFDFDGLVNLNPNQEKYKFLLNVQGADLQKLNFTKDDIRIGLVAAADLKGGAVNKLNGRAGISNMIIAKGEKIYVLDSLLFVSINEPNKSELNFSSALIGVKYSGTISPADLSAELNNFINNYFPFSDSNQLKKKSEPSNFNFEIQLRNHPVLSQVLLPQLKEFEPGIIQGSFDSEKSELKLNATMKKIVYGTTEIRDFVLDVNSNSTALNYKISCSSISNAQIKSDKFLFDGKLADKTLFANASSIADNQNKKLLIRSKITRDKANYKLILDPKDFYLMNNRWDIAADNYIEFGKEGFLIHHFFINNANSQINIASAHDQFNDDLNIAIKNFKLDDISRIIEKDTSLVKGNVDGNVLLKRVNNTYGIIADTKISNLVVREIPIGDLSVKADNPTAARFDIDVNLSGTDNNLTANGYFIPDGGDNSISIKTVIQSLSMKTVEAFSMGQITEASGNLTGNLFIQGATNAPEMTGELVFNDAFIKPAVLNNRLELRHETIQLKKEGIYFKSFTLLDADKHTAIIDGTVQMKQFKDFIFDLHVNTKDFILLNTTVKNNKEFFGRMIIDSKIDVNGPMTLPVVNAKIKMKKGSNFTFVVPEGKLTTDKGEDVVEFVDSLKLNSILYKEEKNVEQKSGFTGFDLSSIIEIDKQATLRLLMDPASTDSLVVKGEAALSFTMDRSGKMSLTGAYNLDEGSYLVSLRSVIKRKFDINPGSTIIWNGDPLDAEISINATYSVRASPIDLVADQMSGLSEVDKGAYKQKYPFWVLLKLRGEILHPEISFEIQLPPEDKGILGGAVNAKLNMLNEDPSALNKQVFALLVLGRFIQENPLQTDANGGASAVVRSTVGKFLSAQLNQLSSKVVPGVELDFDIQSYDDYGTGQAEGRTEVEIGLKKQLFNERLTVQVGGTVDVEGEKAKQNSASDITSDVTIEYKLTKDGRYRLKGFRHNQYEGAIEGQIIETGIGVSYVRDFNKWKELFRAPKKVKVIHREKQE; translated from the coding sequence TTGAATGATGAAAATGCAGTATTTGATTTTGATGGACTTGTAAATTTAAATCCAAACCAGGAAAAATATAAATTTCTATTGAATGTGCAGGGCGCCGACCTTCAAAAACTCAATTTTACCAAAGATGATATAAGAATAGGTTTGGTTGCAGCAGCAGATTTAAAGGGCGGCGCTGTAAATAAACTGAATGGCAGGGCTGGAATCTCCAATATGATTATTGCTAAGGGCGAAAAAATATATGTGCTCGATTCCTTATTATTTGTTTCGATAAATGAACCGAACAAAAGCGAATTAAATTTCAGCAGTGCCCTCATTGGTGTAAAATATTCCGGAACTATTTCTCCTGCCGACCTTTCAGCTGAGCTTAACAATTTCATTAACAATTATTTTCCATTCTCAGATAGCAATCAATTAAAAAAGAAAAGCGAACCATCGAATTTTAATTTTGAAATACAACTTCGCAATCACCCCGTTCTTTCGCAAGTTCTGTTGCCTCAGCTAAAAGAGTTCGAGCCGGGCATTATTCAGGGAAGTTTTGATAGTGAGAAAAGCGAATTGAAATTGAATGCGACAATGAAAAAAATAGTTTATGGAACAACTGAAATCAGAGACTTTGTTCTGGATGTAAATTCGAATTCGACTGCATTAAACTATAAAATATCCTGCAGCAGTATTTCAAACGCACAAATCAAATCAGACAAATTCTTATTTGATGGAAAACTTGCAGATAAAACACTATTTGCAAATGCATCTTCAATTGCTGATAATCAAAACAAAAAGTTATTGATCCGTTCAAAAATTACCAGGGATAAGGCCAATTATAAGCTTATACTCGATCCAAAAGATTTCTATCTGATGAATAACCGCTGGGACATTGCCGCAGATAATTATATTGAATTCGGGAAAGAAGGGTTTTTGATCCATCACTTTTTTATTAATAATGCTAATAGTCAGATTAATATCGCCTCTGCACATGATCAGTTCAATGATGATTTGAACATTGCGATAAAGAATTTCAAGCTGGATGACATTTCCCGGATCATTGAAAAGGACACCAGTCTGGTAAAAGGAAATGTTGATGGAAATGTATTGCTTAAAAGAGTGAACAACACGTACGGTATAATTGCTGATACTAAAATAAGTAACCTGGTTGTTCGTGAAATTCCCATCGGAGATTTATCAGTCAAAGCTGACAACCCAACAGCCGCAAGATTTGATATTGATGTGAATTTATCGGGTACTGATAACAATCTGACAGCGAATGGTTATTTTATCCCTGACGGTGGCGATAATTCAATCAGCATAAAAACTGTTATTCAATCGCTTTCTATGAAAACTGTTGAAGCATTTTCGATGGGGCAAATAACAGAAGCATCCGGAAATCTCACAGGAAATTTATTCATTCAGGGAGCGACCAATGCACCTGAAATGACAGGCGAACTCGTTTTCAATGATGCTTTTATAAAACCTGCTGTGTTGAATAACAGGTTAGAATTAAGGCATGAAACTATTCAATTAAAAAAGGAAGGAATTTATTTTAAATCTTTCACCCTTTTAGATGCTGATAAGCACACCGCAATCATTGATGGCACGGTTCAAATGAAACAGTTTAAAGATTTCATTTTTGACTTACATGTGAATACGAAGGACTTTATATTATTAAATACAACTGTAAAAAACAACAAAGAATTCTTTGGCAGGATGATCATTGACAGCAAGATTGATGTAAATGGACCAATGACACTTCCGGTTGTAAATGCAAAAATAAAGATGAAAAAAGGTTCAAACTTTACATTTGTAGTTCCCGAAGGAAAACTCACCACCGACAAAGGTGAAGATGTAGTGGAATTTGTAGATTCTTTGAAACTTAATTCAATTTTATACAAAGAAGAGAAAAATGTAGAACAAAAATCAGGATTTACAGGATTTGACCTCTCCTCCATCATTGAAATAGATAAGCAGGCAACGCTGCGGTTATTGATGGATCCTGCTTCTACTGATTCGTTAGTAGTTAAAGGTGAAGCTGCATTAAGTTTTACAATGGACAGAAGCGGGAAAATGAGCCTTACAGGTGCATATAATCTGGATGAAGGCAGCTATCTCGTCTCGTTGCGATCAGTAATAAAAAGGAAATTTGATATTAATCCCGGCAGTACGATCATTTGGAACGGTGATCCCCTGGATGCAGAAATATCCATAAATGCGACTTATTCCGTCCGTGCTTCACCCATTGATCTTGTGGCTGATCAGATGTCGGGCTTAAGCGAAGTTGATAAAGGCGCTTATAAACAAAAGTATCCGTTTTGGGTTCTGCTGAAACTGCGCGGTGAAATTTTACATCCTGAAATTAGTTTCGAGATACAATTGCCCCCTGAGGATAAAGGAATTTTAGGCGGAGCAGTAAATGCAAAATTGAATATGCTAAACGAAGATCCTTCAGCATTAAACAAACAGGTATTTGCTTTATTGGTATTGGGCCGGTTTATACAGGAGAATCCGTTGCAAACGGATGCAAATGGTGGGGCATCAGCCGTAGTTCGTTCAACAGTGGGCAAATTTTTATCAGCACAATTAAATCAGCTTAGCTCAAAGGTTGTGCCCGGTGTTGAATTAGATTTTGACATCCAATCCTATGATGATTATGGTACGGGACAAGCTGAAGGAAGAACAGAAGTGGAAATAGGACTTAAGAAGCAACTTTTCAACGAACGCTTAACCGTTCAGGTTGGCGGTACCGTGGATGTAGAGGGAGAAAAAGCAAAACAAAACTCGGCAAGCGATATTACCAGCGATGTTACAATAGAGTATAAATTGACGAAAGATGGCCGTTACCGGTTGAAAGGTTTCAGGCATAACCAATATGAAGGCGCTATTGAAGGCCAGATAATTGAAACAGGAATCGGTGTTTCATATGTGCGCGATTTCAATAAATGGAAAGAATTATTCAGAGCACCCAAAAAAGTAAAAGTGATTCACCGGGAAAAACAAGAGTAA
- a CDS encoding ATP-binding cassette domain-containing protein, with translation MMENNTNTTSKASFNTKSDEPVIEIINLKKSFGQQEVLKNVSLKLFNGENLAVLGKSGTGKSVLIKCIVGLLNSDGGTINVFEKNVTTLNRKELGELRQKIGFLFQSGALYDSMTVKQNLEFPLRRIKKNLTQKEIEEKINEVLENVGLADALNKMPSQLSGGMRKRISLARTIVVDPMIMLYDEPTTGLDPVTSDEISSLIMDVQKKYKTSSMIITHDIKCARNTANRIIMLEEGEVYEEGKVAYFENSTDPLIKSFFKLK, from the coding sequence ATGATGGAGAATAACACCAATACAACAAGTAAAGCATCATTTAATACGAAAAGTGATGAACCGGTTATCGAAATAATTAATCTTAAGAAATCATTTGGCCAGCAAGAGGTATTAAAAAATGTTTCTTTAAAGCTTTTTAATGGCGAAAACTTGGCTGTGCTTGGCAAATCCGGCACAGGTAAATCTGTTTTAATAAAATGTATTGTCGGTTTATTAAATTCTGATGGCGGAACGATCAATGTGTTTGAAAAAAATGTGACTACATTAAACAGAAAAGAATTGGGTGAATTGAGACAGAAAATAGGTTTTCTTTTTCAGAGTGGCGCATTGTATGATTCCATGACGGTAAAACAGAACTTGGAATTTCCATTGCGAAGAATAAAAAAGAATCTTACTCAAAAAGAAATTGAAGAAAAAATAAATGAGGTCTTAGAAAATGTTGGTTTGGCTGATGCATTGAATAAAATGCCCTCACAACTTTCCGGCGGCATGCGAAAACGAATAAGTTTGGCGCGCACCATTGTCGTGGACCCGATGATCATGTTATATGACGAACCCACAACAGGACTTGACCCTGTTACTTCCGATGAAATTAGTTCACTCATCATGGATGTTCAGAAAAAATATAAAACTTCTTCTATGATCATCACACATGATATTAAATGTGCCCGTAACACAGCAAACCGGATTATCATGTTAGAAGAAGGAGAAGTTTATGAGGAAGGAAAAGTAGCTTACTTTGAAAACTCAACCGACCCGTTAATTAAATCCTTCTTCAAATTAAAATAA
- a CDS encoding MlaD family protein: MDTHTQKFKVRLGLFIAGGLALFVLAIFIIGKQQNLFNPVFKLTTTFNNVSGLQVGNNIRLSGINVGTVDNVIIINDSTVRVDMLIKEDVKQFIKSDCIVAIGLEGLIGDRLLIITHGTSDAPVVKEGQQLTSTEPVETDAIMASLQVTAGNAEIISQQLAEIMITVNSGKGTLGRLIQDSTIAENISQTIVNLKTSSKGLDENMEAAKHNFLLKGYFNKKEEAAAKLKKEEQKKADKQKKADEKEKEKEERQK, encoded by the coding sequence ATGGATACGCACACACAAAAATTTAAAGTACGCTTAGGGCTATTTATTGCAGGAGGATTGGCGCTTTTTGTACTTGCCATATTTATTATCGGAAAACAACAAAATTTATTTAATCCTGTTTTTAAACTTACTACAACTTTTAACAATGTAAGCGGATTACAGGTCGGAAATAATATCCGCTTATCCGGAATTAATGTAGGCACTGTTGACAACGTCATCATCATTAACGATTCAACTGTAAGGGTAGATATGTTGATCAAAGAAGATGTCAAGCAGTTTATTAAATCGGACTGTATAGTGGCAATAGGTTTAGAAGGACTTATTGGCGACCGGCTGTTAATTATTACGCACGGAACCTCTGATGCGCCTGTAGTAAAAGAAGGACAACAACTTACATCAACCGAGCCTGTTGAAACAGATGCCATCATGGCAAGTTTGCAGGTGACGGCAGGTAATGCCGAAATTATTTCGCAACAACTTGCAGAGATTATGATTACAGTAAACAGTGGAAAAGGAACACTTGGCAGGTTAATTCAGGACTCAACCATTGCAGAAAATATTAGTCAGACCATCGTGAATCTTAAAACAAGTTCCAAAGGATTAGATGAAAATATGGAAGCAGCCAAACATAATTTCCTTTTAAAAGGTTATTTTAACAAGAAAGAAGAAGCAGCCGCAAAACTTAAAAAAGAGGAACAAAAGAAAGCAGACAAACAAAAGAAAGCAGACGAAAAAGAGAAAGAGAAAGAGGAAAGACAGAAATAA
- a CDS encoding BamA/TamA family outer membrane protein — translation MTLSIKNKYVQIIICLLLTACSGTKHLPPGEKLYAGSEIKLESADKINNRKKRFIKNTAENAVRPEPNKKILGLRPKLWRYMAAGENPESKFKKWLKKNGEAPVLMSSVKPAVTSAIIDAKLFNIGIFKSYTEFKTMEKRHTAKVIYKSHIHKPYTIKELIYSVSNDSINRMILKVKKKSLIKPGDDYSLENLKSERMRIDALLKNNGYFYFNPDYLLFKADTSIVNHNVTFRLTLKDSITEKALTVYRINKVFIDQDYSLDEEEADRPKDTLRYQGNFFLGKETEMKIRPKVISRSVYLRKNEIYSRKNHNITLNRLMTMGNFKFVRMKFTDSDTSAAGFLDVTILMTPMPKHTFRVEMELVSKSNNYTGPRLNASFMNRNAFKGAELLNLSMAASFEAQLSGKNKNLYSYSFNPQIELYFPRFLVPFKIKRTNSLYIPKTRFSLSYSYLKRVGYFDMRTFQFIYGYKWKKDIRKEHELNPINISYTTLANKSAAFNELLESNPFLKKSYEEQFIAGGSYSYTYNEQVVSLKKMQYFFQLSAEAAGNVFSLAKIIAGEKISADNPSSVVGSIYSQYARLSIDGRGFYNFIDKNKLAMRVFAGVARPYGNSSILPYTKQFFSGGPNSIRAFSINSVGPGTYNQNNDSIGFLQLGGEVKLEMNAEYRFTIYRFFKGAIFVDAGNVWLLKSNPSTIGGPFSFSRFADEIAVGAGIGLRIDVSFFILRFDLATPLRKPWLEGNHRWVLNQINVGSPSWRSENLILNIAIGYPF, via the coding sequence ATGACACTATCCATTAAAAATAAATACGTTCAGATCATTATCTGCCTTCTTTTAACAGCATGCAGTGGTACAAAGCATTTGCCCCCGGGTGAAAAGCTTTATGCCGGATCGGAAATAAAATTAGAATCAGCAGATAAAATTAATAACAGGAAGAAACGGTTTATTAAAAATACTGCCGAAAATGCAGTACGCCCCGAACCGAATAAAAAAATTTTAGGCTTACGTCCAAAATTGTGGAGGTATATGGCAGCCGGCGAAAATCCTGAAAGCAAGTTTAAAAAGTGGCTCAAAAAAAACGGGGAAGCTCCCGTATTGATGAGCAGTGTTAAGCCCGCGGTTACTTCCGCTATTATTGATGCTAAGCTTTTCAATATCGGAATTTTTAAAAGTTATACTGAATTCAAAACCATGGAAAAACGACATACTGCAAAAGTAATTTACAAAAGTCATATTCATAAGCCATATACAATCAAAGAACTTATTTATTCTGTTTCCAACGACAGTATAAACCGGATGATCCTTAAAGTAAAGAAAAAATCATTGATTAAACCGGGTGATGATTATAGTCTGGAAAACTTGAAAAGCGAAAGGATGCGAATTGATGCTTTATTGAAAAACAACGGGTATTTCTACTTCAATCCCGATTATTTGCTTTTTAAAGCCGATACATCCATTGTAAATCATAATGTAACATTCAGGCTTACCTTAAAAGACAGTATTACAGAAAAGGCTTTGACTGTGTATCGCATCAATAAAGTGTTTATTGATCAGGATTATTCGTTGGACGAGGAAGAAGCAGACAGGCCGAAAGACACGCTAAGGTATCAGGGTAATTTTTTTCTGGGGAAAGAAACAGAAATGAAGATCAGGCCAAAAGTAATTTCACGATCGGTTTATTTAAGAAAGAATGAAATCTATTCAAGAAAAAATCACAACATCACGCTTAACCGTTTGATGACGATGGGTAATTTCAAATTCGTCCGCATGAAATTTACTGACAGCGATACTTCAGCAGCAGGATTTTTAGATGTAACCATTTTAATGACACCCATGCCGAAGCATACATTCAGGGTTGAAATGGAACTTGTTTCAAAATCAAATAATTATACGGGGCCAAGGTTGAATGCAAGTTTTATGAATAGAAATGCATTTAAGGGAGCTGAATTACTAAATCTTAGTATGGCGGCATCATTCGAGGCACAATTGAGCGGGAAAAACAAAAATTTATATTCTTATTCATTTAATCCGCAGATTGAGTTGTATTTTCCACGCTTTCTTGTACCGTTTAAAATTAAAAGAACAAACAGTTTATACATTCCAAAAACACGTTTTTCGCTTTCGTATTCCTATTTGAAAAGAGTCGGTTATTTCGACATGCGCACATTTCAATTCATTTATGGTTATAAATGGAAAAAAGATATCAGGAAAGAACATGAATTAAATCCAATAAATATAAGCTATACTACTCTTGCAAATAAATCAGCCGCATTCAATGAATTACTCGAGTCAAACCCTTTTCTTAAAAAAAGTTATGAAGAGCAATTCATTGCAGGAGGAAGTTATTCATATACGTATAACGAACAAGTAGTATCCTTGAAAAAGATGCAATACTTTTTTCAACTATCAGCTGAAGCTGCAGGGAATGTTTTTTCGTTGGCAAAAATCATAGCCGGGGAAAAAATATCAGCCGATAACCCCTCAAGTGTGGTTGGATCTATCTATTCGCAATACGCCCGGTTAAGTATTGATGGCCGGGGCTTTTACAATTTTATAGATAAAAATAAATTAGCGATGAGAGTTTTTGCGGGTGTCGCCAGGCCTTATGGAAACTCTTCAATCCTGCCTTACACCAAACAATTTTTCAGTGGCGGGCCTAACAGTATTCGCGCATTTAGTATTAATTCCGTTGGTCCGGGCACCTATAATCAGAATAACGATAGCATAGGATTTTTACAATTGGGAGGCGAAGTAAAACTGGAAATGAACGCAGAGTATCGCTTTACAATTTATCGCTTTTTCAAAGGTGCCATATTTGTCGATGCTGGAAATGTATGGCTGTTAAAATCAAATCCTTCAACGATAGGGGGCCCGTTTTCCTTTTCCCGGTTCGCTGATGAAATTGCTGTAGGGGCAGGCATTGGATTAAGAATTGATGTCTCCTTTTTCATTTTACGGTTCGACCTTGCAACACCGCTGCGAAAGCCATGGCTGGAAGGAAATCACAGGTGGGTGTTAAATCAGATAAACGTTGGGAGTCCTTCGTGGAGAAGTGAGAACCTGATCTTGAATATTGCAATAGGTTATCCTTTTTAA
- a CDS encoding HPF/RaiA family ribosome-associated protein, whose product MTIQFNTDNNITGSEELRAPLIALISEELSRFSQHITRLEVHLSDENGNKEGLNDIRCLLEARLEGRRPIAVTNLGNTHEQAVEGAIDKLKTSLNTILGRLRNH is encoded by the coding sequence ATGACAATTCAATTTAATACCGACAATAATATAACCGGAAGCGAAGAACTCAGAGCTCCGTTAATCGCATTAATATCAGAAGAATTAAGCAGGTTTAGTCAGCATATAACAAGGTTGGAGGTTCATCTTTCAGATGAAAATGGCAATAAGGAAGGGCTGAACGACATACGGTGTTTGCTTGAAGCCCGACTTGAAGGCAGGCGCCCAATTGCTGTTACAAATCTTGGAAATACTCATGAACAGGCAGTAGAAGGGGCAATTGATAAGTTAAAAACTTCTCTTAATACAATACTTGGACGTTTGAGGAATCATTAA
- a CDS encoding J domain-containing protein produces MLFVDYYKILGIDKTATPKDIKNAYRKLARKYHPDLNPNDRDAKKNFQQINEANEVLSDPDKRKKYDQYGKDWQHAEEFEKAKQYQEQSSNYRGPGYSGEQTEGDFSSFFESMFGGSAGAARRMKVKYRGEDYNAELHLDLIDAYKTHKQTLTVNGKSIRITIPAGIENGQTIKISGHGGPGINGGPNGDLYISFSIANHPNIKRLGNNLYSTVDLDLYTAVLGGEITMDTLNGKVKLKVKPETQNGSKIKLKGKGFPVYKNEGQFGDLYVTYTIKIPTNLTDNQKVLFTELSKS; encoded by the coding sequence ATGCTCTTTGTAGACTATTATAAAATATTAGGGATTGATAAAACGGCAACGCCAAAGGACATCAAAAATGCCTACCGGAAATTGGCCAGAAAGTATCACCCCGATTTAAATCCGAATGATAGAGATGCTAAAAAGAATTTTCAGCAGATCAATGAAGCCAATGAAGTATTGAGCGATCCCGATAAACGCAAGAAATACGATCAATACGGAAAGGACTGGCAACATGCTGAAGAATTTGAAAAAGCGAAACAATATCAGGAACAATCGTCAAATTATCGTGGACCGGGGTATTCAGGGGAACAAACTGAAGGGGATTTTTCCAGTTTTTTTGAATCCATGTTTGGTGGATCCGCGGGTGCCGCCAGGAGAATGAAGGTGAAATACAGAGGAGAAGATTACAATGCAGAATTACATCTTGACCTCATCGATGCTTATAAAACGCACAAACAAACGTTAACGGTAAACGGGAAAAGCATAAGAATTACTATTCCTGCAGGAATTGAAAATGGACAAACAATTAAAATTTCAGGCCATGGAGGCCCGGGAATAAATGGCGGGCCGAACGGTGATTTATATATTTCATTTTCAATAGCTAATCACCCCAATATCAAACGTTTGGGAAATAATTTATATTCTACCGTAGATTTAGATTTATACACCGCCGTGCTGGGAGGTGAAATCACAATGGATACCTTAAACGGAAAAGTAAAACTAAAAGTAAAGCCTGAAACTCAAAATGGAAGTAAAATAAAGTTAAAAGGCAAAGGATTTCCTGTTTATAAAAATGAAGGGCAATTTGGAGATTTATACGTAACCTATACGATTAAAATTCCAACAAATTTAACGGATAACCAAAAAGTATTATTTACCGAACTATCCAAATCGTAA
- a CDS encoding chaperone modulator CbpM — protein sequence MQTEYLIAVDEFCTNHNIEISFISSLQQTGLIEITTIKETGFIDAGQLQQLEKFIRLYYELDINLEGIDTITHLLQKILSLQDEIIELKNRLRLYEINE from the coding sequence ATGCAAACAGAATATTTAATAGCTGTAGATGAGTTCTGTACCAATCACAACATTGAGATTTCATTTATCAGTTCATTACAACAAACCGGCTTGATAGAAATTACTACCATTAAAGAAACAGGGTTTATCGATGCAGGCCAGCTTCAGCAATTGGAGAAATTTATTCGCCTTTATTATGAGTTGGATATTAACCTGGAAGGTATTGACACCATCACTCATTTGTTGCAGAAAATACTCTCCCTGCAGGATGAAATTATTGAGCTTAAAAACAGGCTTCGTCTTTATGAAATAAATGAATAA
- a CDS encoding alpha/beta hydrolase, producing the protein MEKLIDKTMPGMARAEYIEVEPNVRLHITDAGEGRPIVLIPGWPLSDEMYEYQYNDLINKNFRVIGITLRGFGKSDKPYGAYNYDVHALDIKKVLSKLDIKDAVLVGFSMGGAIAVRFVSADNGTHVSKLALCGAAAPIWTRRKDFPYNLPKSAVDDLIKLNYQDRPKLLSNFAKIFSATETSLNEGIGNWLNGICLSASSYATAQCLIALRDTDLRSDLLKITIPTLILHGKKDKICSFDLAEQMKAGISDSHLIASENSGHSLFLEETRKFNEALIKFAKNN; encoded by the coding sequence ATGGAAAAACTAATTGATAAAACAATGCCTGGAATGGCCAGAGCAGAATATATTGAAGTAGAACCCAATGTACGCCTTCATATTACAGATGCGGGCGAAGGAAGACCTATTGTCTTAATACCCGGTTGGCCATTAAGTGATGAAATGTATGAATACCAATACAACGATCTGATAAATAAAAATTTCCGTGTAATTGGTATCACGTTAAGAGGTTTTGGCAAATCCGATAAACCTTACGGAGCCTATAATTACGATGTACATGCGTTGGATATAAAAAAAGTTTTAAGTAAACTGGATATAAAAGATGCTGTTTTAGTTGGCTTTTCCATGGGCGGGGCCATTGCGGTTCGTTTTGTATCAGCGGATAATGGAACTCATGTTTCTAAGCTGGCTTTGTGCGGGGCAGCAGCCCCGATTTGGACACGACGCAAAGATTTCCCATACAATCTGCCAAAAAGTGCTGTTGATGACTTGATTAAATTGAACTACCAGGACCGGCCAAAGCTTTTATCCAATTTCGCAAAGATATTCTCCGCTACTGAAACCTCATTAAATGAAGGAATCGGCAATTGGTTAAATGGGATTTGTTTAAGCGCTTCTTCTTATGCAACAGCTCAATGTCTAATCGCTTTGCGTGATACGGACCTGAGAAGTGATCTGCTGAAAATAACCATTCCGACATTGATCCTGCATGGCAAAAAAGACAAAATATGTTCTTTTGATCTTGCTGAACAGATGAAAGCGGGAATCTCAGATTCACACCTTATTGCTTCTGAGAATAGCGGCCATAGCTTGTTCCTGGAAGAAACCCGCAAGTTTAATGAAGCACTGATCAAATTTGCGAAAAATAATTAG